In Candidatus Methylacidiphilales bacterium, one DNA window encodes the following:
- a CDS encoding ORF6N domain-containing protein, whose protein sequence is MSSPIPLLVLRGQPVLIDADLARLYGVTTKRLNEQIKRNAERFPKDFVFQITAKERANLRSQTATISLQATDSQEDALNWSQFATSSSSRRGAVYRPYAFTEHGALMAANVLNSPAAVKMSVFIIRAFIKQREILTANAAILKRLAEIDKTLLIHDRALCDVYHKLLPLLSPPPLPPKPKIGFQSGG, encoded by the coding sequence ATGAGCTCGCCCATTCCTTTACTCGTACTTCGCGGTCAACCAGTTTTGATAGATGCCGATCTTGCCCGGCTTTACGGCGTTACAACCAAGCGGTTGAACGAACAAATAAAACGAAACGCGGAACGTTTTCCGAAGGATTTTGTATTTCAAATTACAGCAAAAGAACGCGCCAACCTGAGGTCACAAACCGCAACTATAAGTTTACAAGCTACTGATTCACAAGAAGATGCGTTGAACTGGTCGCAATTTGCGACCAGTTCCTCCAGTCGTCGCGGGGCAGTTTACCGGCCCTATGCTTTCACCGAGCATGGCGCCTTGATGGCGGCCAACGTGCTTAACAGCCCGGCTGCGGTCAAAATGAGTGTCTTTATTATTCGCGCTTTTATCAAACAACGTGAAATTTTAACCGCCAATGCCGCTATCCTAAAACGCCTGGCAGAAATTGATAAAACTTTGTTGATCCATGACAGGGCCTTGTGCGATGTCTATCATAAACTTCTACCTCTACTTTCTCCGCCACCGCTGCCTCCCAAACCAAAAATCGGGTTTCAGTCCGGAGGGTAA